Genomic window (Oncorhynchus mykiss isolate Arlee chromosome 21, USDA_OmykA_1.1, whole genome shotgun sequence):
TGCATTGATATAGCGAATGATCCATTCAactttcccatctctccctctatttctccatcTTCTCACATGTTCAGAGGAGATCTTCTGTAGAAGGTCAGGGGTCGGGGTGCCCACCACCTCCATAATCCTCTTTAGCTGGTCGATATCTTAGATCAGGAGGGGTTAATTAAGGGCCATCATGATCGTGAAAAAGTCATTTGGTTGGCAGGACCAATTCTTTAGGTAGAACAACTGACTGAGGTTAGGCATACTTGACTTTGCTAGAACAGTGTTCTGGTGTTAGTTTTATGCAGACAGCATACTCCTACATTTCAGgacccaatacatacacacaaagcaGTAAATCACATTCCTATTTGTTTCAGTCTTTGACTCTGTACAGTGACAGTCAATACAATTCAGTCCATTGTGAACTTCCTTTCCTTTCAGTCACTCTCAATACACCTCCCCTTCAGACAGAAAGGCTATATCTCTAGATGGGATTGTGATGCAAATCTGGGAGGAGCTGATATGTGTCCACAGAGCAGTATTGGCGGTAACAGCGCTGGAGAGCGGTTGGGGAGTGTAGTGCACTCCGTATCAAGTCATGTCTGTGTTAGTGAAGGATACAGTCGTTGCCGGGAAACAGGACCTTCCCCTTCAGCAGCTCTCCCATGATGCATCCCACTGACCAGATATCCACTGTAACAGAGGCGTTAACATTCAGTCGTCATAACAACAGGATTTTATGATTAGCCATAACGTCACAGATATAGCTAGATACTTTTTCTTTCTGGATAGAACTGTTTGATGATAGAGTATGTGTTTGGTTGTAATATCAGGTGTCTGGTAATATGTGGTGTGAAATGAGGATCTTGGGTTTATGATCATTCTTGGGTTGTGTGAGTGTGGATCTGTACCTGTCTGATTGTAGTGCATCCAGTTAAGCATGATCTCTGGCGCTCGATACCAGCGAGTCGCCACGTACCCCGTCATCTCATCATCCGTCTGTCTGGCCAATCCAAAGTCAAGGAtctgggggagagcgagagagacacaggttGTCATGGTGATAGCCATTTCCGAGTTGGGGAAGGTTGTGATAGTCTGAGGCGTTGAGGAGTTGGGCGGCTGGGTCACTGGTCTTACCCTCAGCTCGCAGTCCTCGTTCACTGCCACGTTACTTGGTTTCAGGTCCTGTGAGACAGACACATGAAAAGACAGACCGGTCAACACAAAGACTGTCTGAAGGACAGGggaaaagaaagggagaaagccatgaacacagacagacagatagatagatagatagacagacagacagacagacagacaggttgaaaCATATACTGGGTTTTATAAGCTGGGTGCTAGGCCTACAGGCACATGCAACAAGAAGCTCTCAgcacacaatctctctctaacacactcacacaatatGATATCTACTTACACACATACTGGTACATTCTAAATACAGAATTGCCTTTAACGACAACAAAGCACTCAGGAGAGGTAATTGCTCTCCAGAAGACTGCCTTTATGAAATGAGGGGATGAGGAAAAATGAAAAGAGTGGGcaagaagagaagaaaagaggaacGCCACCACTCACTCTGTGGATCAGTCCTGCTGAATGGATGTACTGTTCAGGGGGAGACGGAAAAGGGACATGGCAGCGGGAtggggggaggagtgggaggagcaAGGAAAGAATggagtgtgagcgagagagagagagagagagagagagagagaggtcaacagTGTATTCTAACATTGGCCCCTGTCTAAAAGGGTCTACATTTTTTGTTCATTCCTTGGTAACTAGGTTTGCTAGCTACTAGGCTGGATGGTTAGTCCCCTCTGAACTGTGTTGCCTAGTGAGGCAGGCATAATGTAGATTTCAAACTTAGCAGTATATCTGAGTTTGTAATCAAATGTGAAGGGGCAGTATATATACCATTTCAGAGGATGTTAAGGGATATTCTAGTAAATTATAGCCAGTAGTTTTATAGTATAAAAAGGATCATGATGATGGTGTTTGAGGTTTACTTGTGGCATCTTGAAATACGTAACTGTTGTCTTTGTGACTAAAAACAATTATAATCAGGGAAGGTTGCTTTGTACTGTGAGTGTATGGGAtagtatgtaaaaaaaatatgtctAAACATGATGCGTTGGGGGGTTAACTACCTTGAGGCCCCTGAGCAGCTGGTAAATAAGAAACTGCACATGCTCATCAGAGAGACGCTGGAATTTGACTATGTTGTTCAGGTCTGCCCCCATCAAGTTGGTTACCAGGTAgctggaaagaggaggaggagggaggaggaggaggggactttTAGAACAGTGCATGGAGATGTTCCAATTCAGTTAGACAGTACATGCCTTGAATCCTGGTGAAAAGCTCTATTTTAAATGCAATATGTCATCATCAGAATAATCATGACAGTATAATCACTGTATGGGGTATGTTGGACATCCTGGTGCTCGTTCAGTAGTCACTCACACTTCATGGAAGTCCTCTAGCGATGCAGCAGGGGAGAATACATCCAGTAGTCCTATTACCTGTTGAGGGAGAAGGTTGATGCCAAAGAGTTACAACTCTATTGTGCATTATCAAGGCAATTTAGGTCAACTAGCCAACACGGGAGGGCTTCAACCACTCCTTACTCACGTTCTCGTGTTTCATGTGCTTGAGTAGCCGGAGCTCGCGGTATGAGCGCCTACTGTGGATAAGGGACTGGAAAGGCCGAGACAGCTTCTTCACCGCCACCTTCTGTCGTAGCCGCACGTCATATGCTGAGCTGTGGggagcaaaggagagagagagagagagagtagcttaCAAAATTAAATGCATAGCTTCTAAACATGTTGCTCGTTAAATTATTAGATTCCTTATTAGTGCAAATGTATGTCTGAGTAGTGTACTGGTGTTACACTGACGTCTTGGTTGTGACAGTGTTATTTCTACTTCGGCAGCATTTGGAGCAACATCTTACTCAATTGCGATGTTGCACAGAGAGAAGGAGTGTTAGGGGAAATGAAAAAGATACTAGGCAATACCATTATAGAGGAATGAAGAGACAAAGGAGTGTAGAAAGagtagaggtcagagagagattgagggagagcaagagatgagggaggggacaggaagtaccagacaggaaatacagtgcctttgtgaaagtattcggcccccttgaactttgcgaccttttgccacatttcaggcttcaaacataaagatataaaactgtatttttttgtgaaaaatcaacaacaagtgggacacaatcatgaagtggaatgacatttattggatatttcaaacttttttaacaaatcaaaaactgaaaaattgggtgtgcaaaattattcagcccctttactttcagtgcagcaaactctctccagaagttcagtgaggatctctgaatgatccaatgttgacctaaatgactaatgatgataaatacaatccacctgtgtgtaatcaagtctccgtataaatgcacctgcactgtgatagtatcagaggtccgttaaaagcgcagagagcatcatgaagaacaaggaacacaccaggcagggccgagatactgttgtgaagaagtttaaagccggatttggatacaaaaagatttcccaagctttaaacatcacaaggagcactgtgcaagcgataatattgaaatggaaggagtatcagaccactgcaaatctaccaagacctggccgtccctctaaactttcagctcatacaaggagaagactgatcagagatgcagccaagaggcccatgatcactctggatgaactgcagagatctacagctgaggtgggagactctgtccataggacaacaatcagtcgtatattgcacaaatctggcctttatggaagagtggtaagaagaaagccatttcttaaagatatccataaaaagtgttgtttaaagtttgccacaagccacctgggagacacaccaaacatgtggaagaaggtgctctggtcagatgaaaccaaaattgaactttttggcaacaatgcaaaacgttatgtttggcgtaaaagcaacacagctgaacacaccatccccactgtcaaacatggtggtggcagcatcatggtttgggcctgcttttcttcagcagggacagggaagatggttaaaattgatgggaagatggatggaaccaaatacaggaccattctggaacaaaacctgatggagtctgcaaaagacctgagactgggacggagatttgtcttccaacaagacaatgatccaaaacataaagcaaaatctacaatagaatggttcaaaaataaacatatccaggtgttagaatggccaagtcaaagtccagacctgaatccaatcgagaatctgtggaaagaactgaaaactgctgttcacaaatgctctccatccaacctcactgagctcgagctgttttgcaaggaggaatgggaaaaaatgtcagtctctcgatgtgcaaaactgatagagacataccacaagcgacttacagctgtaatcgcagcaaaaggtggcgctacaaagtattaacttaaggggtctgaataattttgcacgcccaatttttcagtttttgatttgttaaaaaagtttgaaatatccaatatatgtcgttccacttcatgattgtgtcccacttgttgttgattcttcacaaaaaaatacagttttatatctttatgtttgaagcctgaaatgtggcaaaaggtcgcaaagttcaagggggccgaatactttcgcaaggcactgtaagtgtttgAGAAATCAAAAGAAACTAGACTGAAGGAAAGAAGAAGCAGTAAAGGAGATGATAAAGAGGAAGTGtgaagaacagaggaaggagaggcagcACAGAGCCACAACTCCAGAAGAAGCTAAAACAGCATTAATGTAAATCACTGTCATTATCAACCTGACCGCTAACCCCTTTAACCAGCCTGTGAGGAGCGCTACACCATTACTATGTCCTTACCTGGGGCCTGCCATGTGTACAACAAAAGGTCATGTACACACCATAATCAGACCGCATCACCTTCAGACAACGCAAAGTGCATTCATTTCATTCACAGCCACAGAAGCACCTGCTGCTAGATGCCCGTTATATGTTTGCCAAACAGGCAGCTAGCACACCATCATCTTTCCATGACACAAGCCAgacatctccgtctctctcacacacacacacacacacacacacacacacacacacacacacacacacacacacacacacacaccagtcctcTGCCATCTCATCTTCCATACATGGCTGTCTACCTCACTGCCAACAACTCCACAAGCAGTCTATGCATCGATTTCTGCAACTGACTCTGTCTTCCATCTCAGAATGTTTGATCAGCTGTTACATTAATGCACCTCAGGTTTCAAAAACAGAAAGAGTGGGTGAGGGGGAAGGGTGGCGTCAAAGGCAACGTAATATCTGATGCAAAGTCAtttggctttctctctctctctctctccctctctctctctctccatctagctATCTATATTGACTTTAGTCTTATGCATATACAATCATTCAAAGGAAATAGTGGGGCAAACATGAAAGCATCTGCCAGAGCATCTTGTTTGCACATAGAATTCAAAATGAAGGTTGCTTGCTTTTATTCTCCAGCATCTTGCTCCCCACAGCAGCTTGCATGTTAATCCCGATAGACAGTTCATGTACTTGAGATTCTATTTCATGTGTGCGTTCATCCGAGAGCTTTGGCGGCCATCGCTTGTCCTCTCACGTTGTAAACAAACTCTGCACAACAGCGTCGGCTAAATGGCACCGAAGTGACATGATAATAGCACTTTAAGCAGCCAAGCCCAAACAAACAAAAGCATATGGATATGCCATCTACAAAGTTACACAATGTGCTGACAAATACCACACACTCACAGTAGCCATGATTTGCATAGTGTTGCTGCAACAGTTGAAATAGGCACATGGAAATGAGTTCGTTGACTAAATGAAACATTCATGGTGCAAGCACAAACATTTGCACAACGCTATATTACTGTTACATAACGTTACACCAACAAAGAGTTTCCCAGTTCCATTGTGAAGAATATGTTCAGTATCATGGACAAGTTCTAAACCCATCAGTCAGAACGAATTAGTTATATTACTGGCCAAGACGTTCCAACTTCCTTTCAGGAGACCGATGGAAGGAAAAGTAACCATTGAGATTGAATTAGGGGTTTGCAGTCTGCATGCTGAGCGGGAAATGAGAAATGATCCGACTTGAGAAAGCGAAGGGAAGTGGCAGTACGATGTCTCAAGAATGACAACTATTGTCATTACGcgtgactggtgttttgcagtcTATGAAAAGCTTTCCAGTTATTGGAATAAAGTCTATTTGAAGTAGCAACCACATTTGTGAAAATCTCAGCCATTCCAGTGCATTTTAAATGTGCACATTCATATATGATTTTTGATGTCTGCTGGTGTAATGATGGAAAACTAATACATGTGTATATGTGATGTTCTGCATGGTATACAGTGAATGTGTGATATGAGTCTGCTTTAGTGCAGGTACGATAATACCTCTGTCTGATGGCTACGCCATTGAGAGCAGCTtggctggctgcatcaccgcttggtatggcagcTGCTTGGTATCCGACCATAAGGTGCTACAGatggtagtgtgtatggcccagtacatcactggggccaagctcactgccatccagaacctctataccaggtggtgtagtaggaaggccctaaaagttgccaaagattccagccacccaagttatagactgttctctctgctaccggagggcaagcggtaccggagcaccaagggctcctgaacagcttctacccccaagccataagattgctgaacagttaatcaaatggctacagtggtgtaaaatactttaGAGTactggggtatctgtactttactttactatttatatgtttgacaacttttacttttacttcactccattccattcctaaagaaaagtatgtactttttactttttacatacattttccctgacaccaaaagtacttttacattttgaatgcttagcaggacagaacattgtccaattcacacacttatcaagagaacatccctggtcatccctgctgcatctgatctggtggacaaataaatgctttatttgtaaattatgtctgttggagtgtcaaatcaaatcaaattttatttgtcacatacacatggttagcagatgttaatgcgagtgtagcgaaatgcttgtgcttctagttccgacaatgcagtaataaccaacaagtaatctagctaacaattccaaaactactaccttactactactaccgcaagtgtaaggggataaagaatatgtacttaaaagatatatgaatgagtgatggtacagagcggcataggcaagatacagtagatggtattgagtgcagtatatacatatgagatgagtatgtaaacaaagtggcatagttaaagtggctagtaatacatgtattacataaagatgcagtagatgatatagagtacagtatatacgtatacatatgagatgaataatgtagggtatgtaagcattatattaggtagcattgtttaaagtggctagtgatatattttacatcatttcccatcaattcccattattaaagtggctggagttgagtcagtgtgttggcagcagccactcaatgttagtggtggctgtttaacagtctgatggccttgagatagaagctgtttttcagtctctcggtcccggctttgatgcacctgtactgacctcgccttctggatgatagcggggtgaacaggcagtggctcgggtggttgttttccttgatgatcttccaggccttcctgtgacatcgggtggcgtaggtgtcctggagggcaggtagtttgcccccggtgatgcgttgtgcagacctcactaccctctggagagccttacggttgtgggcggagcagttaccgtaccaggcggtgatacagcccgacaggatgctctcgattgcgcatctgtagaagtttgtgagtgcttttggtgacaagccgaatttcttcagcctcctgaggttgaagaggcgctgctgcgccttcttcacgatgctgtctgtgtgggtggaccaattcagtttgtctgtgatgtgtatgccgaggaacttaaaacttactaccctctccactactgttccatcgatgtggataggggggtgttccctctgctgtttcctgaagtccacaatcatctccttagttttgttgacattgagtgtgaggttattttcctgacaccacactctgagggccctcacctcctccctgtaggccgtctcgtcgttgttggtaatcaagcctaccactgttgtgtcgtccgcaaacttgaggattgagttggaggcgtgcgtggccacgcagtcgtgggtgaacagggagtacaggagagggctcagaacgcacccttgtggggccccagttttgaggatcagcggggtggagatgttgttgccgagtgtgaccctggctatccgtaaatttaaaaaaagaaaatagtgtcatctggtttgcttaatataatgaattttaaatgatttatacatctaattttgatacttaaatattatttagcaactacatttacttttgatactgaagtatatttaaaaccaaatatgtTTAGTCTTttgctcaagtagtattttacttcagtcattttctattaaggtatctttacttttactcaaagtataacaattgggtactttttccaccactgctattTGCATTGATCCCCATTTTATGTATcccggctctatgcacactcactggactctaccacacacttacacatactacactctgacactccaacacacacacacacacatacactcacggatagacacactttcacactcttcacatacgctgatgctactctgtttatcatctatcaTGATTGCCTAGTtgcctttacccctacctacatctacatactgtattacctcaactaccttgtacccctgctcaatgactcagtactggtgctccttgtatatatttttcttactttttaactctgcattgttgggaaagggctcgtaagtaagcatttctcagTAAAGTCTACATCTGTATTAGGCACATGTGACATTTTTGATTTGATCTGATATTCATTATATGAGCCTTTCTGATCAGATCATTGACCTCGGGCAAACAATCTCAGGAGGCTTTGCAGGGAAATTGAGGAGCACCAAGGATCAATATAATGATATTCTCCTCTGTATCCTCAGAAATAATGTCCATGGACTCCCAAGGCTCTCCCAGTCCCAACCCCCTATAAAATACCTCCCCAATTCCCAAACCCCCACCCCTCTGCTAATCAATCAGCTCTGCCATGGAGAAGATTGTGACAATGGGTGGAGCTCAGCCTGAACAATGcagggctcagagagagagaaagaaaaaaagttaAAGAGATGGGAGATTGTGTGCAAGAATGTGAGTGTCCTTGCTGGCTAGACTGGTACTATGAGCAGTGGTGCCATTTTGTAGGTGTAGCAGATCATATGACTGCATTGCTCTGCATCTTGGTTGATGGTGTATTAGATGTGTTTATGAATCCACATAAGTAATGAGTTTTGTTTTTAACTGTTCGAGAATTGTATTCGGCAAAAGAAGCAGACACAGGGATAGTCTTTTGTTTGAATTGTTGCTAGAGCAATGCTACCATGTCTATCTACTCAGCTTCCAAGGTCTTCATCAAATCAAACAGACATAACTGTGCCGATTTCACCATGATTTCCCAGTGGAGTAGTAAAACACTGCAGTTCTTCCCATCAATCAGCTAGGCTAAGCTTCCATGAAATCTAATGGACCAATAAAGGCTTAGATATTGCTTGGGCTAACATGTAGTTTCTGTGCCTCCCTTCTCTTCCATGTCTGCTGCATCACAGAtgtctgttgtctgtctccctGGGCTGATACTCAAGACGATCACATCCTCACATCCCTCTGTCCTAGGAGATGAAAAAGCATTGGATTGAAAGGCCATGGTTGGCTGTTTTACCAGCATATAAACAACAAAGAAAGCTCTGCCTACAATGTCAATCTAATCTATCTACCAGTGCTGTTACAGTAAAAGTTGATATTGAAACCGGCAAGCACTTAATTTCCCTTCCCATGCATGGATCAATATGGATTGCATGTATGACACTCAAATCGAGGTGCACACATCACCATGACACCTCGCCATGGCAACGGTGTCTATTCTCCCGCAACAGACAAAGAGTGTTCCAAAATTAAAACAAGGAAATATTGCCCAACCCACTTGTGAGAAAAGAGGAACTCGTTCATGTGGAAATGTAGCCTATAAGAAGCACCTCAATGGGctagacagctgtgtgtgtgtgtgtgtgtgtgtgtgtgtgtgtgtgtgtgtgtgtgtgtgtgtgtgtgtgtgtgtgtgtgtgtgtgtgtgtgtgtgtgtgtgtgtgtgtgtgtgtgtgtgtgtgtgtgtgtgtgtgtgtgtgtgtgtgtgagaaagaaagagagagcttgTATTTACTGTATGGGGAGGAGATCAGGTTGTGAAATTGATGTCTGTTGTTAGGTCAACAGACTTGGTGGTCATGAATACAATGTTGAGATTTCTTCCCTAGGACCCTCTTCACTATCTGAAGTGAACATACACATATCAAAGATAAAAGTCCATAACAGCACAAATgtctgaaaaaaatacaaaaatacaagaTATTCGCAGTCAGCAACACTGAGGTAAACCCTACACATACCCATGACTATATAGATGTGTCATGCATCCTTAAGTTGTTCAGTGCAGATCCCGCCGAAGTGCTGTCCCTGTTATCAGTAGCCCAAAAAGCCTTATAGAAATTCTATTGAGAACTGTCACGATTCAGAGGATCTTCCGTAGCGCGTGGTTGCACGCGATAACTCCTCGTTTCCTTTCGGTGCGGGAATCGTATGGGGCAGACTGAATCAGCTAATGTACATGCGAAGCTTAAGGTGTTTAACGCCGCATCGAGAGGCAACAACTGTAGACAGTCTGCCGTTGGACTGATGACGCCCAGTATTTGGGAATGGTGTCAACGACAGATAAACCAATACAATTGGAAACGTAGCCTATATGACAGCATCACATTGATACCAATATAGTAGTCTAGTAAATCGACATTTAATAACAAACATGAAAAGAACATTGAGGATTTTCTCGTGCATAACAACTAAAATAACTAGGCTACATGAACATGGATTATATTTGAATTTAAATAGGCCAAATAACTGCCTAATAACAATAAAAACATCCTCAGAAATAATAATGACAATAGGCTGGCAATTGCACAATAATAATGAGAATAGGCTATAAATAGGCTTGTTGCTTTTCCAATATTATCCAATAATGTATATTCATAATACAAATCATAAGGCTAAATTATGTTTTTCATCtgcattgtattgtgtgtatgGACAGCCTCGCCCCTCCCTCTTTCATATAGCCTACTCACCATACCGAGCCGTAGGCCCCAGAGCCCACGGGAGTCAGGTTCTGGTACCGCTCGGGAACTTCCCATACAGTCTTGTTCAGCTCCTGCCGATAGTAGCCTGATCTGGCCGACATTTTTACAGTGAACAAGTTTTTTAGGACTGGACTGACAGCTCTGTCTGCACAATCCGCGGTAACTGGTGCACAGAGGGGAGCTGCTGGccgcctcgctctctctctcacttgttctctctctctctatctctctcgatATTTCTGAGAAGGGGGTAGTGTAagtagagagatagagctggtaatAGACGATGTCTCAGATATGGGGGTTGCGGCgcggaagggggggggggatgagatAGGGGAGCGATTCCTCTCATTCATCTATTAGGATAGGCTCCTGCAAATAATATTATTACCCATAGCCTATGTAAACCTTATAATTTCCCTTTTTTTATGTCTCCAAAATGCATGTTTTTGCACAGCTTAGAGTTTATGGCACATTGTTGCATCAATATAGCAGCGGTGTCAATTTCACGGAAGTCACAGTTGTCGCATGAAATGCATACATCTTAACACAATACTAAgtggaattatttattttaatttgaccttttatttaactaggcaagtcagttaagaacatattcttattttcaatgacggcctagaaacagtgggttaactgccttgttcaggggcagaacaacagatatcAGCcccagtccaacgctctaaccactaggctaactagCCATtttctacagtaggctacagtgatCACACAAAAGTGAAATACTACATTTTCATTTTATTAATCTTCTTTACTTTTCATCAACTATATTTTTAAACAATCAAATTAGTACAGTTAATAACAGTCAAATAGCAATGGTTATGAATGAAGTAAGTATCATtaagtaatataatgtaatagtgaaaattataaataaaagtaataaaaagttgtaataatagtaatataaacagtaataatatgaataatagtaatagtagtgtaaCAATATAATGAATTGAAATGCAGGTTCCTTCCAGACCTTGAGTGTGGTAGTCTCTTTGGTAGATTAGATCAGCTATGCTGTTACATAGTGTCTGTCTGCAGACTGTCCAGGCTGCCATGGTGAGCCCTCTGTTGGAGATCTGTTGAAACATCATGGACAGTAGGAGTGGACATGGAGGAGAGGTCATCAATGTATCTTATATTGCCAGGCCTTGCATTTGGTTTTAGATTATTAAGCTACAGTATACCACAGAGTGTAGTGAGTATAGACTCTGAGCCCCTCAGAGCAATTCAGATAGTAGCCAACTGTAGAGAGGGGGTGTC
Coding sequences:
- the LOC110500091 gene encoding mitogen-activated protein kinase 11; this translates as MSARSGYYRQELNKTVWEVPERYQNLTPVGSGAYGSVCSAYDVRLRQKVAVKKLSRPFQSLIHSRRSYRELRLLKHMKHENVIGLLDVFSPAASLEDFHEVYLVTNLMGADLNNIVKFQRLSDEHVQFLIYQLLRGLKYIHSAGLIHRDLKPSNVAVNEDCELRILDFGLARQTDDEMTGYVATRWYRAPEIMLNWMHYNQTVDIWSVGCIMGELLKGKVLFPGNDYIDQLKRIMEVVGTPTPDLLQKISSEHAQKYIQSLPFMPQQDLEKIFRGANPMAVDLLKRMLVLDCDGRVSASEALSHPYFSQYHDPDDEPEALPYDQTLESKDRTLEEWKELVFEEMNGIKAPVSETSSLQVEQ